The DNA segment TTTCGCTGATGATGAGATTTTCGTAGCGTAGGACGTTCGCAGCATTCAACTCAGTGGGCAGAAGAGCTGCTGCACCATGGATGTTGCGAGTGGACTTGTAAAGGACATCGTCCTTACGTTCGTCAGCCAGAAGTGCCTTCGCCGTCTTAAGATTCGATAGCACGCCGAGCACGTGTTTCGTGCTGTACTTACCAATCGAAAAATCATCTACGACGAACAACTTCCCGTTGCGAGCCTTATCTGACAACGCGATCTTTAGGGCTAATTGGCGTACACGCTTACTCGTATACTGTCGGTAGTCCCTTGGTTGTGGGCCATGGGCTTCACCGCCGCCTGGCATATGCGGGTTCCTCATCGAGCCTTGGCGCGCACCGCCAGTTCCCTTTTGCTTGAAAGGCTTCTTGCCACCGCCAGAGACCATGGCTTTCGTCTTAGTGGCGTGAGTGCCCTGTCGCTTATTGGCCTGATAGGCCTTCACTACAGAGTGAAGCACAGCGCCATTCATTTCAACATTGTAAATCTCGTCCGGCAGCTGGATTTTCTTTAGGGCCTTACCGGCGATATTGTAGACTTGTATTTCCATATCGATTTCGTCCCCTGTACTTACTTCTTAGGCGCAGCTGTTTTGCTGGTTTTTGCCTTGATCGACGGTTTGACTATGAGGAAGCCGTCGCGGTGTCCAGGCACAGACCCACGAACTGCAACTACGCTGTTGGTCTGATCAACATCCAACACCTGAAGGTTTTGGATAGTAGTCTGCGTGTTACCTTCTTGGCCCGGTTGGTGGCGATTTTTGAATACGCGACCCGGTGTGGAACGCATCCCAAGTGACCCAGGACGACGGTGGAAGCGCGACCCGTGGGTCATCCGACCGACAGCGGAATTCCAACGTTTGTGTGCGCCTGAAAAACCGCAACCCTTGCTGATACCGGTGATATCAACAGCACTCACGCCTTCAAAAAACTTCCCGAGCTCGATGGTAGCCCCGACAGCGAGATCACCGGTCGCATCGACGCGAAACTCTTTAAAGCGAGTGAAATTGTCCTGAACACCTACCTTGCGCAGGCGTGTAGTGTCCGACTTGCTTAGATGCTTCTCTTTTTTAGCAAGGTAGCCAACTTGATACGCCACGTAACCGTCGCGCTCTTC comes from the Deltaproteobacteria bacterium genome and includes:
- a CDS encoding 50S ribosomal protein L3 codes for the protein MTTAGLIAKKIGMTRMVDAEGHMTAVTLLQLETQKVTKILSEERDGYVAYQVGYLAKKEKHLSKSDTTRLRKVGVQDNFTRFKEFRVDATGDLAVGATIELGKFFEGVSAVDITGISKGCGFSGAHKRWNSAVGRMTHGSRFHRRPGSLGMRSTPGRVFKNRHQPGQEGNTQTTIQNLQVLDVDQTNSVVAVRGSVPGHRDGFLIVKPSIKAKTSKTAAPKK
- the rplD gene encoding 50S ribosomal protein L4, with the protein product MEIQVYNIAGKALKKIQLPDEIYNVEMNGAVLHSVVKAYQANKRQGTHATKTKAMVSGGGKKPFKQKGTGGARQGSMRNPHMPGGGEAHGPQPRDYRQYTSKRVRQLALKIALSDKARNGKLFVVDDFSIGKYSTKHVLGVLSNLKTAKALLADERKDDVLYKSTRNIHGAAALLPTELNAANVLRYENLIISETALTTLQQRFEEKKRESV